A window of the Trichoderma asperellum chromosome 6, complete sequence genome harbors these coding sequences:
- a CDS encoding uncharacterized protein (EggNog:ENOG41) produces the protein MAHHHQYPPSQLEGEIFEMPADSVAPKTEPLPQANPWPFYLDQDVRTEARVDKEEGAGKTKVAEQPLANPWAYFGPEMTSDEGKDKEEDESGHEAAGGARVVEPSVGGLGIKMEEELKMEEQGDSKAESENVEDPSLRPPPLHLGGHDKQGGDESPPHDVRPPVPTVSPPPPPPPPPPPPPGTDYIAPLRLSRKQVPAFTVAPAFKPYLPPEETNNETVAPLKVKHQRASSEGPQGGSTALPYRPYRPPGYVTPPGSKSDHGVDVAAHAVMPVPRPASTSSSPAKAPPPPLPNAQETLVTGAVAPQMAPPLKTPSPSASPNPSQQQQQHQVIEPSGSTGAPLDGAAPHRLHSPSVTAGSQLPPAPAQAPPPPPASAAAPPPPPPPPPPPPPPPPAASIAFHAPPPPVPQTTAAPLHHHSPSPSASSPALGPPSSSSPAPGYSLNSSPALGHQPYMSPHSAPTSSMPSPNMTTYPFQPIGQGQPQNLYPSSTPTPPTGSPGHPASMYYPPAQPYTPPPPTSSYDIPQRTYASSADIPPPQPPRPPQYQQPSPGAYQPQASPQSPLPYAFPDVQRPDTQPPYAQPSMYNLPYGPAVAPHQHQYPTQPTYAAPNSEGPSSPNPQDLLYAAPPLPPRPATATGWGSQPQVLTGFTPHVVAYPPPPKRVFDPPPAAPAGPPRKSSGGMGMGSGKLFSSSSALKWIDKTGKGLENRLDSVLGSQGASKLPPQPPRPN, from the coding sequence ATGGCGCATCATCACCAATACCCTCCGTCGCAGCTCGAGGGGGAGATTTTCGAGATGCCCGCCGACTCGGTGGCGCCAAAGACGGAGCCGCTGCCGCAGGCCAATCCGTGGCCGTTTTACCTGGACCAGGACGTGCGGACGGAGGCGCGAGTTGATAAAGAGGAGGGCGCTGGGAAGACAAAGGTTGCTGAGCAGCCGTTGGCGAATCCGTGGGCGTATTTTGGACCCGAGATGACGTCGGATGAAGGGAAggacaaggaagaagatgagagcgGGCATGAGGCTGCAGGGGGAGCGAGAGTGGTTGAACCGAGTGTTGGTGGATTGGGGatcaagatggaggaggagcttaAAATGGAGGAGCAGGGAGATTCCAAGGCGGAGAGTGAAAATGTCGAGGATCCTTCGCTACGGCCACCACCGCTGCATCTCGGCGGACATGACAAACAAGGCGGGGATGAATCTCCTCCTCATGATGTGCGCCCTCCTGTACCAACAgtatcaccaccaccaccaccaccaccgccgccgccgccgccaccgggGACAGACTATATAGCGCCTTTACGATTATCGAGAAAGCAGGTCCCAGCCTTCACAGTCGCGCCGGCCTTCAAGCCATATCTCCCACCAGAAGAGACTAACAATGAGACGGTTGCGCCGCTGAAAGTGAAACACCAGAGGGCATCATCTGAAGGTCCCCAAGGTGGCTCGACTGCACTGCCGTATAGGCCTTATCGGCCTCCTGGATATGTTACACCGCCGGGATCGAAATCAGACCATGGAGTTGATGTGGCGGCACATGCTGTGATGCCGGTTCCTAGGCCTGCATCCACATCATCGTCGCCGGCAAAGGCGCCTCCCCCTCCGCTGCCGAATGCTCAGGAAACTCTGGTTACCGGGGCTGTGGCTCCCCAGATGGCGCCGCCTCTGAAAACACCATCGCCGTCAGCTTCGCCAAATccttcgcagcagcagcagcagcatcaggtTATTGAGCCGTCTGGTTCGACGGGGGCTCCTTTAGATGGAGCGGCACCGCATCGCCTTCATTCACCATCAGTAACGGCTGGTTCTCAACTTCCTCCTGCTCCCGCTCAAgctccaccacctcctccagcctctgctgctgctcctcctcctcctcctcctcctcctcctcctcctcctccaccccctcctgctgcttcaaTTGCGTTTCAtgctcctccacctcccGTACCTCAGACGACGGCTGCTCCTTTACATCATCATTCACCAAGTCCATCAGCTTCCAGTCCGGCTCTAGGCCCACCGTCAAGCTCGAGTCCTGCTCCGGGCTACTCTCTTAACTCGAGCCCAGCGCTTGGACACCAACCATATATGTCGCCTCATTCTGCTCCCACTTCGTCTATGCCTAGCCCGAACATGACTACATACCCATTCCAACCCATCGGTCAAGGTCAGCCGCAAAACTTGTATCCTTCCTCGACCCCTACGCCGCCGACAGGATCTCCAGGCCATCCAGCTTCGATGTATTACCCACCTGCCCAGCCGTATACGCCTCCGCCACCAACTTCAAGTTATGATATCCCACAACGGACGTATGCATCTTCAGCCGATATTCCACCTCCCCAGCCACCACGACCGCCGCAGTACCAACAACCATCGCCGGGTGCATATCAGCCCCAAGCGTCGCCGCAGTCACCTTTGCCTTATGCATTCCCTGACGTACAAAGGCCAGACACGCAACCTCCTTATGCGCAGCCTTCCATGTATAATCTTCCATACGGGCCAGCGGTGGCTCCCCATCAGCATCAATATCCAACTCAGCCAACGTACGCTGCTCCTAATAGCGAAggcccatcttctccaaacCCACAAGATCTACTATATGCCGCgccgcctctgccgcctcgCCCGGCAACGGCAACTGGCTGGGGCTCTCAGCCGCAAGTGCTCACGGGCTTCACCCCCCACGTCGTAGCTTACCCTCCGCCGCCGAAGAGAGTGTTTGACCCGCCGCCCGCGGCCCCGGCTGGCCCTCCTAGGA
- a CDS encoding uncharacterized protein (EggNog:ENOG41), whose amino-acid sequence MATLGQTRAYFQDHTTELHQAHHQQQGHPPSQQLQHSRPPSIVHQQHHPHSQHQPPQHHQGAYSSQHTLPQAYQAGNQATSTPETLNYYNHPSPYSTPGATSGYTSADTSDMMAAAQMPRPPYPPMSYHTPQSNSPASVASPSQHEQHRNLYGQPQSQHLQQSMYYQPPPQYQSMPHQAAPSPYAQHAHHHQQSMASQPNMMMSHAAQQNQMPPHAAQHAQHAQAGMTGSPRPKIEPQVPLQLQKQQPSPMSQPHHQQGPPQLQSPANPTPAVNPNAAPGPIPATTPLVVRQDGNGVQWIAFEYSRDRVKMEYTIRCDVESVNIEELSPEFKQENCVYPRACCPKDQYRGNRLIYETECNRVGWALAQLNVPLRGKRGLIQRAVDSWRNSNQDPRLRSRRVRRMAKMNSRKQQQQVQGAPHPGAHMAGPGGPGGHPGAPAHMPTAHAPNMGKPTIGGMGQPMHHHHAGGHPDGGAPGGEEVGEGNNPYEDNHHHHQAPAAQMPPAGNDDVRQAHVFAGYAGPGSYPVGPQGGSMSHMAPRTNGAIPARSHGRVDDASDDLFPDIPEAKRRKFILVEDNVRASRLRVRVTLDGVDTNEIPDSFRKGASVFPRSFFPREMQSPPPSATGSQFFVDDVSDDGTQETEGREASRRGVEKSRGEVVKITMAEGQEREATIPRMRKSGRVNEVRLNDLGYRMAWLQSRVFSGRTVFLQRALDCYRNKTRAAIEGAMVDVQSVAPHFETRPGKRRWANRMKRAAKNNDD is encoded by the exons ATGGCGACTCTCGGCCAAACCCGAGCATATTTCCAGGACCATACTACCGAATTA CATCAAGcccaccaccagcaacagGGTCACCCGCCTTCGCAACAGCTTCAGCATTCGCGTCCCCCAAGCATTGTTCACCAACAACACCACCCTCATTCGCAACAccagccgccgcagcatcACCAAGGCGCATACTCATCGCAACACACTCTCCCGCAGGCGTACCAGGCCGGCAACCAGGCGACCAGCACGCCAGAAACCTTGAACTACTACAACCACCCGAGCCCGTACAGCACACCAGGTGCCACGAGCGGATACACGTCCGCCG ATACCTCCGACATGATGGCCGCCGCTCAAATGCCCAGACCTCCCTACCCTCCAATGTCATATCATACACCACAGTCCAATTCGCCCGCGTCAGTAGCGTCACCATCGCAGCATGAGCAGCACAGAAATTTGTACGGCCAGCCGCAGTCTCAGCATTTGCAGCAGTCCATGTACTACCAGCCTCCGCCTCAATACCAGTCCATGCCCCATCAGGCGGCTCCCTCTCCCTACGCGCAGCAtgcccatcaccatcaacaatCAATGGCCTCGCAACCCAATATGATGATGTCGCATGCAGCACAGCAGAACCAAATGCCGCCGCACGCGGCGCAGCACGCACAGCATGCGCAGGCCGGCATGACAGGTAGCCCGCGGCCCAAGATCGAGCCCCAAGTTcccctgcagctgcagaaacAGCAGCCCTCTCCCATGTCGCAGCCCCACCATCAACAGGGTCCGCCACAACTTCAGAGTCCTGCTAACCCGACTCCTGCGGTTAACCCCAATGCCGCTCCGGGCCCTATCCCAGCGACGACGCCTCTCGTTGTAAGGCAAGATGGCAATGGCGTTCAGTGGATTGCCTTTGAGTATTCCCGGGACCGGGTTAAGATGGAGTACACTATTCGCTGCGATGTCGAGTCGGTAAACATCGAGGAGCTTTCCCCCGAGTTCAAGCAGGAGAACTGTGTCTACCCAAGGGCATGCTGTCCCAAGGATCAGTACCGCGGAAACCGGTTGATTTACGAGACTGAGTGCAACAGAGTCGGATGGGCTCTGGCACAATTGAACGTGCCGCTGCGAGGCAAGCGAGGCTTGATCCAGCGTGCAGTGGACAGCTGGCGCAACAGCAACCAGGATCCTCGACTCCGAAGCCGACGAGTTCGCCGCATGGCCAAGATGAACAGTCgcaagcagcaacaacaagtcCAGGGCGCTCCGCATCCTGGTGCTCATATGGCAGGCCCTGGTGGGCCAGGAGGACATCCAGGCGCTCCCGCACACATGCCCACAGCTCATGCGCCCAACATGGGCAAGCCAACGATAGGCGGCATGGGGCAACCTATGCACCATCACCATGCCGGGGGCCACCCTGACGGCGGCGCACCGggtggagaagaagtcg GCGAAGGAAATAATCCCTACGAGGataaccaccaccaccatcaagcGCCAGCGGCTCAGATGCCCCCTGCTGGCAACGACGATGTGAGACAAGCACACGTCTTTGCGGGATACGCGGGCCCGGGTTCATATCCCGTCGGTCCTCAGGGCGGGTCGATGTCTCATATGGCTCCTCGGACAAACGGTGCCATACCAGCGAGGAGTCATGGCCGTGTCGACGACGCCAGTGACGACCTGTTCCCCGACATCCCTGAAGCCAAGAGACGCAAATTCATCTTAGTTGAAGACAATGTACGGGCCTCACGCCTTCGTGTGCGTGTCACCTTGGACGGCGTAGATACGAATGAGATCCCAGACAGCTTCCGCAAGGGAGCAAGTGTATTTCCCAGAAGCTTTTTCCCTCGTGAGATGCAAAGCCCACCCCCCAGTGCCACGGGCTCGCAATTCTTCGTTGACGACGTTTCGGATGACGGAACGCAAGAGACTGAGGGCCGCGAGGCTTCCCGCCGCGGTGTTGAAAAATCTAGGGGCGAGGTGGTGAAGATTACCATGGCGGAAGGCCAAGAGAGGGAGGCGACTATTCCGAGGATGAGAAAATCAGGTCGTGTCAACGAAGTGCGGCTGAACGATCTTGGCTACCGGATGGCTTGGCTACAGAGCAGAGTGTTTTCTGGCCGGACTGTGTTCCTCCAACGAGCCC TCGACTGCTATCGAAACAAGACGCGCGCAGCAATTGAAGGTGCTATGGTTGACGTCCAGTCTGTAGCACCTCATTTTGAAACCAGGCCCGGGAAGCGACGATGGGCCAACCGGATGAAACGTGCAGCGAAGAATAACGATGATTAA